The Mixophyes fleayi isolate aMixFle1 chromosome 1, aMixFle1.hap1, whole genome shotgun sequence genome includes a region encoding these proteins:
- the LOC142159881 gene encoding uncharacterized protein LOC142159881 — protein MENRAFEMQEDGMESSPSNKNQKQQKQNHSECEQDKKRPCSLMKIFLVCFLACLITTAIGVLILSLVYVSHFNWRNSDNPMSPEIDKMPSQGSNNMNNASKNIESRFHFMSHLSKSKVFEFEGGDIQWARYRNAPSDYYNDNEMQFGASINQHQSKMTAGTLRIVGKGLRAPHWHFNANEHGFLIQGQAWIGIVDDGASLVTTYNVSAGQVVFFPKNKLHWVKNVGDEDCLFLLFFTTHDQLKTLDVDDAFFMTPEDIAARSLKPEGGVEFIRTFERPEGDQAINLPENLVELIQNANYVQSNDSDVWKYFYDLKGSKEYVFPGGTIQWARYRKNGVGLSNNEKIYSEAVNSHSDTLTLATLRITSNGLRQPHFHFNAHEMGYVISGCGQIGIIGERPVPDFPIGIGDVFFFPIGTQHYIKSLCDEDLFMILAFSTGNQLQTLDMDDYFHATADHILAQLFLKKQEEFKKIPKFNVDQAVNLP, from the exons ATGGAAAATCGTGCGTTCGAGATGCAAGAAGACGGGATGGAGAGTTCACCCTCCAATAAAAATCAAAAGCAGCAAAAGCAAAACCACTCTGAATGTGAACAG GATAAGAAGCGTCCTTGCTCTCTGATGAAAATCTTCCTGGTCTGCTTCCTGGCCTGTCTGATAACCACGGCCATCGGAGTTCTCATTTTATCTTTGGTTTACGTGAGTCATTTTAATTGGAGAAACTCTGATAATCCCATGAGCCCGGAGATAGATAAAATGCCATCGCAGGGCAGCAACAACATGAACAACGCCAGCAAGAACATTGAGAGTCGCTTTCATTTTATGAGTCATCTCAGCAAATCTAAG GTGTTTGAGTTTGAAGGAGGGGATATACAGTGGGCACGATACAGGAACGCGCCTAGCGATTACTACAATGATAACGAGATGCAGTTTGGTGCCAGCATTAACCAGCATCAATCTAAAATGACAGCGGGCACGCTGCGAATCGTGGGCAAGGGACTGAGAGCACCACACTGGCATTTCAATGCCAACGAGCATGGGTTTCTGATACAG GGCCAGGCGTGGATTGGGATAGTTGATGACGGGGCCAGCTTGGTCACCACATACAACGTCAGTGCCGGCCAGGTCGTCTTCTTCCCAAAGAACAAGCTACACTGGGTGAAGAACGTGGGAGATGAGGactgcctcttcctcctcttcttcaccACTCATGATCAGCTGAAGACCCTCGATGTGGATGATGCGTTTTTCATGACACCAGAGGACATTGCAGCAAGGTCACTAAAG CCAGAAGGTGGTGTAGAATTCATCAGAACCTTTGAGAGACCAGAAGGGGATCAAGCCATAAACTTGCCAGAAAACCTGGTGGAACTGATCCAAAATGCCAACTATGTTCAGTCCAACGACTCCGACGTCTGGAAGTATTTTTACGACTTGAAAg GGTCCAAAGAGTATGTCTTTCCTGGAGGAACCATTCAATGGGCTCGTTACCGCAAAAATGGAGTTGGTTTAAGTAACAATGAGAAGATCTACAGTGAAGCTGTAAATTCA CACAGTGACACTCTCACACTGGCAACCCTGAGAATAACCAGCAACGGCCTAAGACAGCCACATTTCCACTTCAATGCCCATGAAATGGGCTATGTCATCAGTGGCTGTGGgcag ATTGGAATAATCGGAGAGAGACCTGTCCCGGATTTTCCAATCGGCATCGGTGATGTGTTTTTCTTCCCAATCGGAACACAGCATTACATCAAAAGCTTATGTGATGAGGACTTATTCATGATTCTGGCCTTCAGTACCGGAAATCAG CTGCAAACACTTGATATGGACGACTACTTCCACGCCACAGCCGATCACATCCTGGCTCAGCTTTTCCTAAAGAAGCAGGAAGAGTTTAAGAAGATTCCAAAGTTTAACGTTGATCAAGCTGTAAACCTGCCATAA